The proteins below come from a single Phorcysia thermohydrogeniphila genomic window:
- a CDS encoding nucleoside hydrolase encodes MKLEKNTKFLLDTDIGSDVDDAFALLALLKLVPERLIGVTTAYGCAELRAKIAKKLIETTGHNIPVVAGESSPLSSPQPIHLTGREGFGVLTEEEREKPLEAFGIETNAPEFIVKQVTSNHEEVILICIAPLTNIARAIELEPKLGKYLKGLFFMGGGITFDSPTPKELRAGQTYRAIPSYNVEHDVEAAKKVISSIPQIHFITNDVTLHTKFARKRVEKFLRKKKNRAEALVANMLRVWLNYRSELFGFPVRVTYLHDVLTVAEALGMGFVSYVQGEVEVTDRGETLFTVGSGNHLVGHQIDRLSFLNWISELFLN; translated from the coding sequence ATGAAATTAGAAAAGAACACTAAGTTCCTCCTTGATACAGACATCGGGTCTGACGTTGACGACGCCTTTGCCTTACTTGCACTCCTTAAACTCGTCCCAGAAAGGCTTATCGGAGTAACAACTGCCTACGGCTGTGCTGAACTTAGAGCAAAAATAGCCAAAAAGCTCATAGAGACCACCGGGCACAACATTCCAGTCGTTGCCGGAGAGAGCTCTCCTCTAAGTTCTCCTCAACCCATACACCTAACAGGAAGGGAAGGTTTTGGAGTCCTGACTGAGGAGGAGAGAGAAAAACCTCTTGAGGCCTTTGGAATTGAGACAAACGCCCCCGAATTTATAGTTAAACAGGTTACTTCTAACCACGAAGAAGTCATCCTCATTTGCATAGCTCCTCTAACAAACATAGCCAGAGCCATAGAATTAGAACCAAAACTCGGTAAATACCTTAAGGGTCTCTTTTTTATGGGAGGAGGAATAACCTTTGACTCTCCCACTCCAAAAGAGTTAAGAGCTGGCCAAACCTACCGTGCAATTCCCTCTTACAACGTAGAGCACGACGTAGAAGCTGCAAAAAAGGTTATTAGCTCTATCCCTCAGATTCACTTTATCACTAACGATGTAACCCTGCACACAAAGTTTGCCAGAAAGAGGGTAGAGAAATTTCTCAGAAAGAAAAAGAATCGGGCTGAAGCTCTGGTTGCAAACATGCTTAGGGTATGGCTAAACTACAGAAGCGAGCTCTTTGGATTTCCCGTTAGAGTAACCTACCTTCATGACGTCCTTACCGTAGCTGAAGCCCTCGGAATGGGCTTTGTAAGTTACGTTCAAGGGGAAGTAGAAGTTACCGATAGGGGAGAAACTCTCTTCACCGTTGGCTCTGGAAATCACCTTGTAGGCCATCAGATAGACAGGCTGAGCTTTTTAAACTGGATATCGGAGCTCTTCCTTAATTGA
- a CDS encoding YihY/virulence factor BrkB family protein has product MICRKFLKEDSLLSLALYAFCDLLESNYSFYAASIAYYTIMSVIPLFIFLFFLGMVVLHVNLHDLIPVELLNSPLKPIFLRIEELINNSGLISGTAALFMLWFSRGIFLSLEKSFCEILEVESPSNFFYRNLAIIFAIFFLWVLLFIFYITKYTIALLLPQIPFLSFLSSLLVLILLFTILVSTYYFMLPVSVPFGFILKISFLVFTLLLFFEKAFVWFILNVSKVNILYGSFAALIVSLLWIYYSATVILLGVGIVKGKLIVERERKE; this is encoded by the coding sequence ATGATTTGCAGAAAGTTCCTGAAGGAGGATTCACTTTTAAGTCTTGCCCTCTACGCCTTTTGCGACCTGCTTGAAAGTAACTACTCCTTCTACGCAGCCTCTATAGCCTACTACACAATCATGTCCGTCATTCCCCTCTTTATATTCCTCTTCTTCTTAGGGATGGTCGTCCTCCACGTGAACCTTCATGACCTTATACCGGTGGAGCTCCTAAACTCACCCCTAAAACCTATCTTTCTCCGGATAGAGGAACTCATAAACAACTCAGGCCTCATAAGTGGAACGGCCGCTCTCTTTATGCTCTGGTTCTCAAGAGGAATTTTCCTATCCTTGGAGAAATCCTTCTGTGAGATTTTAGAAGTTGAAAGCCCCTCTAACTTCTTCTACAGGAACTTAGCCATCATTTTTGCCATATTTTTTCTCTGGGTTTTACTCTTCATCTTCTACATAACCAAATACACGATAGCCCTGCTACTTCCTCAAATACCTTTTCTGTCCTTTTTATCGTCTCTCCTTGTTCTAATCCTACTCTTCACGATTTTAGTGAGTACGTACTACTTTATGCTACCCGTTAGCGTCCCCTTCGGCTTCATTCTTAAAATTTCATTTCTTGTCTTTACCCTCCTTCTCTTTTTTGAAAAGGCCTTCGTGTGGTTTATACTCAACGTATCTAAGGTAAACATCCTCTACGGTTCTTTTGCTGCTCTAATTGTTTCTCTCTTATGGATATACTACTCAGCAACGGTTATCCTTTTGGGGGTCGGAATAGTAAAGGGGAAGTTAATAGTTGAGAGGGAGAGGAAAGAATGA
- the ccsB gene encoding c-type cytochrome biogenesis protein CcsB — translation MISSVTLFNAGMVAFFFAFLFYTIHTFSKSSWSGKLATLAGWLGVLIQGTAFIVRGIEKAKVNMVSDWLAFYKYAPFTNMYESLMLFGWTAVLLYLLFEWKYKNKAFGMFVIPLALIGELSTQILGFNPEAQPLVPALQSNWLLFHVVTTFVGYAAAAVSAGVAYAYFSKREDTTQKDWAVIFVTTWFIFFFIIYSAYRENVPYYLAISAVAAVVFCAFLYVLKRYGISRIFPSVETMEQIMYQSVAVGFVFLTIGIILGAVWAKYAWGGYWSWDPKETWSLITWLVYAAYLHARYIKGLSGKPLAYFTIVGFLSVIFTYYGVNLIIPGLHSYAQ, via the coding sequence ATGATTAGCTCCGTAACCCTCTTTAACGCAGGAATGGTGGCCTTTTTCTTTGCATTCCTCTTCTACACCATCCACACGTTCTCAAAGAGCTCTTGGTCTGGGAAACTTGCAACCCTTGCAGGCTGGTTGGGAGTCCTCATTCAGGGCACAGCGTTCATCGTAAGGGGAATAGAGAAGGCAAAGGTAAATATGGTTTCCGACTGGTTGGCCTTTTACAAGTACGCCCCCTTTACAAACATGTATGAGTCCCTAATGCTTTTTGGATGGACTGCAGTTCTCCTATACCTCCTCTTTGAGTGGAAGTATAAGAACAAAGCTTTCGGAATGTTTGTAATTCCTTTAGCACTGATTGGAGAGCTCTCAACCCAGATACTTGGCTTTAACCCAGAAGCTCAGCCCTTAGTTCCCGCTCTCCAGAGTAACTGGCTACTCTTCCACGTTGTTACTACCTTTGTCGGTTACGCTGCAGCTGCCGTAAGTGCTGGAGTAGCTTATGCCTACTTCTCAAAGAGAGAGGACACTACCCAAAAAGACTGGGCAGTTATCTTCGTTACAACGTGGTTCATCTTCTTCTTTATCATCTACTCAGCTTACAGGGAAAACGTTCCCTACTACCTCGCCATTTCAGCCGTTGCTGCTGTAGTCTTCTGTGCTTTCCTCTACGTCTTAAAACGTTACGGTATTTCAAGGATATTCCCCTCAGTTGAAACGATGGAACAGATAATGTACCAGTCGGTTGCCGTTGGATTTGTATTTCTCACAATTGGAATAATTCTTGGGGCTGTCTGGGCTAAATATGCTTGGGGCGGTTACTGGTCCTGGGACCCAAAAGAGACTTGGTCATTAATCACGTGGCTCGTTTATGCAGCCTACCTTCACGCCCGCTATATTAAAGGGCTTTCTGGGAAACCCCTTGCCTACTTCACAATTGTAGGTTTCTTAAGCGTAATCTTTACCTACTACGGCGTTAACCTGATAATTCCCGGCCTCCACAGCTACGCCCAGTAG
- a CDS encoding tRNA dihydrouridine synthase translates to MKLKIEREVILAPLAGYTHSAFRRLCRRLGADRVYSELMNATGIIFRGEEKELAYFTDEERPIHLQLYGRNPEEIAQAAVKMVEKYRPEAIDINFGCSVKKVLKAKAAGYLLQFPEEMGRIVKETVEALKPYGVPVTAKIRLGFYEDTLEEIAENLLKAGVSAIALHPRLAKEGFSGHARWERIRDLKKIAGDVPVIGSGDVRSWREIDVKFEETGCNGVMIGRAALSNPWIFKEYKEKRDIRTGLKERVEFILEELSLMWEFFERERACKVIKAQISQIFKGIRGKAKLNDMVMRSKSCEELLSNLREVSNFGN, encoded by the coding sequence ATGAAGCTCAAGATAGAGAGAGAGGTCATACTTGCACCTTTAGCCGGCTATACCCATTCGGCCTTTAGGAGGTTATGTAGGCGACTTGGAGCAGACAGGGTTTACTCGGAGCTAATGAACGCAACGGGGATAATCTTTAGGGGAGAGGAAAAGGAGCTTGCCTACTTTACGGACGAGGAGCGTCCAATCCACCTTCAGCTCTACGGTAGAAACCCCGAAGAAATCGCCCAAGCTGCTGTAAAGATGGTTGAAAAGTACCGTCCTGAAGCGATAGACATAAACTTTGGTTGCTCCGTTAAGAAGGTTCTAAAGGCAAAGGCTGCGGGGTATCTCCTTCAGTTTCCAGAAGAGATGGGGAGGATAGTTAAAGAAACTGTGGAGGCCTTAAAGCCCTACGGCGTTCCCGTAACTGCAAAGATAAGGCTCGGCTTTTACGAGGACACGCTGGAAGAAATTGCAGAGAACCTGTTAAAGGCCGGAGTTTCAGCTATTGCCCTTCATCCACGCCTTGCAAAGGAAGGCTTTTCCGGTCACGCCCGCTGGGAAAGGATAAGGGACTTAAAGAAAATTGCCGGCGACGTTCCGGTTATCGGAAGTGGAGATGTTAGGAGCTGGAGAGAGATTGACGTAAAGTTTGAGGAAACCGGTTGCAACGGCGTCATGATAGGAAGGGCAGCTCTTTCAAACCCTTGGATATTTAAGGAGTATAAAGAGAAAAGAGATATAAGAACGGGATTAAAGGAGAGGGTTGAGTTTATTTTGGAGGAGCTTTCCCTAATGTGGGAGTTCTTTGAAAGGGAAAGAGCCTGTAAGGTTATAAAAGCCCAAATAAGCCAAATTTTCAAAGGAATAAGAGGAAAGGCCAAGTTAAACGATATGGTAATGAGGAGTAAAAGTTGCGAGGAGTTGTTGTCAAATCTGAGGGAAGTATCTAATTTTGGAAATTAA
- a CDS encoding amidohydrolase family protein encodes MRILLKADWVVKPSGEALKEGWVVVENGRIKGYHKRKPEGNFQKELLLKGTLFPPFVNAHTHLELSKVDFSPDRFSNFFEWLLFVIGKRQTFTEEELKEAFFKGIEELRKYGIAFAGDISSFGIAKILSKEVKLPKVIPFLEIIGKDRDVKSLVPPISIHSIYSVSFELIRKIARDALERGYRFQIHLGESADEELFVKCSENRFEKLIYPAVGRKRYEWIKAENVTDYLEKAGALNELTIAVHCTNLSRKELDRLIEKGASIVLCPRSNIHLKTGFPDVLHLLGYEKLGIGTDGLSTNLSLSVVEEIKAIYYRLEGRVPLRELFKLITSGGAKVLGIEDYGKRALFTLVKCDKELKTPFDTFLYEPLKFEILDFSSSL; translated from the coding sequence ATGAGGATACTCCTAAAGGCTGACTGGGTAGTTAAACCCTCCGGAGAGGCTCTTAAAGAGGGATGGGTAGTAGTTGAGAATGGAAGAATAAAGGGCTATCACAAAAGGAAGCCCGAAGGAAATTTTCAGAAGGAGCTCCTCTTAAAGGGGACTCTATTCCCTCCCTTTGTAAATGCCCACACTCATCTGGAACTTTCAAAGGTAGATTTTAGCCCCGACAGGTTTAGTAACTTCTTTGAGTGGCTACTCTTCGTTATAGGGAAGAGGCAGACATTTACAGAAGAGGAACTTAAAGAGGCCTTCTTTAAAGGTATTGAGGAGTTAAGGAAGTACGGGATCGCTTTTGCTGGTGATATTTCCTCCTTCGGTATAGCCAAAATCCTCTCTAAGGAAGTTAAACTACCAAAGGTCATTCCCTTCCTTGAGATAATCGGAAAAGATAGAGACGTTAAAAGCCTTGTTCCTCCAATTTCTATCCATTCAATCTACTCAGTTTCCTTTGAACTTATCAGGAAAATAGCAAGAGATGCCCTTGAAAGGGGCTACAGGTTTCAGATTCACTTAGGAGAAAGTGCCGATGAGGAGCTCTTTGTAAAGTGCAGTGAAAACCGATTTGAAAAGTTAATCTACCCGGCCGTTGGAAGGAAGAGGTATGAATGGATAAAGGCAGAGAACGTAACCGACTACCTTGAAAAGGCCGGAGCTCTGAACGAGCTAACAATAGCCGTCCACTGCACCAACCTTTCCCGTAAAGAGCTTGACAGGCTGATAGAGAAGGGGGCTTCAATTGTTCTCTGTCCAAGGAGTAACATCCACCTTAAGACGGGCTTTCCGGACGTTCTTCACCTTTTAGGCTATGAGAAGCTGGGAATCGGGACGGACGGTTTAAGCACCAACCTATCCCTTTCGGTTGTGGAGGAAATAAAGGCTATCTACTACCGTCTTGAGGGAAGAGTGCCCTTAAGGGAGCTCTTTAAGTTAATCACTTCAGGAGGAGCTAAGGTTTTAGGGATTGAGGACTACGGTAAGAGAGCTCTCTTTACGCTTGTAAAGTGCGATAAAGAACTAAAAACGCCTTTTGACACTTTCCTTTACGAACCGCTAAAGTTTGAAATCCTTGACTTCTCAAGCTCTCTTTGA
- a CDS encoding THUMP domain-containing class I SAM-dependent RNA methyltransferase — MKLFAVSQPGVEEITYKELKELSIDGEVVPGGIEFEGDLRELYKTNLWLRSASRVLVRLCTFKAKHFAELVRKAKKCSWEEFLTPEIPVKLRVTSKRSKLYHTGAIKERVLRAIKEAGIELKEAKYEDEGTSVIVRFENDVCTISVNSSGAHLHKRGYRVVETEAPLRENLAGAMILASGWKGEVPLIDPFCGSGTIPIEAALLATSTPPGRNREFAFMKWPNFDGKLWEELLSEANEKKKEVKVPILGFDIEEEAIRASVKNAEVAGVGEFVSFKNLSFPEVFFEEAVIVTNPPYGERLPIKNVREIYRRFGDWVRRYFKRYRVFFLSPDRALAKVTGLNPEMVTYFSNGGITVGLYRAEKL, encoded by the coding sequence ATGAAGCTTTTTGCCGTTTCCCAGCCGGGAGTAGAGGAGATAACCTATAAGGAGTTAAAAGAGCTTAGTATTGACGGTGAAGTTGTCCCCGGAGGAATTGAGTTTGAAGGAGATTTGAGGGAGCTCTATAAAACTAACCTCTGGCTAAGGAGTGCCAGCAGAGTCCTCGTTAGGCTTTGCACCTTTAAGGCAAAGCACTTTGCCGAACTTGTCCGTAAGGCAAAAAAGTGTAGCTGGGAAGAGTTCTTAACGCCCGAGATTCCTGTAAAACTCAGGGTTACTTCAAAGCGTTCAAAGCTCTACCATACAGGGGCTATCAAGGAGAGGGTCTTAAGGGCAATAAAGGAAGCTGGTATTGAGCTAAAAGAGGCGAAGTACGAGGACGAGGGAACGAGCGTAATAGTTAGGTTTGAAAACGACGTTTGCACCATAAGCGTGAACAGCTCAGGGGCTCACCTTCATAAACGGGGTTACAGGGTAGTTGAGACTGAAGCCCCCTTACGGGAAAACCTTGCTGGGGCGATGATACTTGCCTCTGGCTGGAAGGGAGAAGTTCCCCTCATTGACCCTTTCTGTGGCTCAGGAACTATACCGATAGAGGCGGCCCTTTTAGCTACGAGCACTCCTCCGGGAAGGAATAGAGAGTTTGCCTTTATGAAGTGGCCAAACTTTGACGGTAAACTGTGGGAAGAGCTCCTAAGTGAAGCCAATGAGAAGAAAAAAGAGGTAAAAGTCCCGATTCTGGGCTTTGACATAGAGGAGGAAGCCATCAGGGCTTCTGTTAAAAATGCAGAGGTTGCTGGGGTAGGGGAGTTTGTCAGCTTTAAGAACCTTTCATTTCCGGAGGTTTTCTTTGAAGAGGCCGTTATCGTAACAAATCCACCTTACGGTGAGAGGCTTCCCATTAAAAACGTGAGGGAGATATACAGGCGCTTTGGAGACTGGGTAAGGAGATACTTTAAAAGGTATAGGGTTTTCTTCCTGTCTCCCGATAGAGCTCTTGCCAAGGTTACAGGGCTAAACCCAGAGATGGTTACCTACTTTTCAAACGGTGGAATAACCGTTGGGCTCTACAGGGCAGAGAAACTTTAA
- the lpxB gene encoding lipid-A-disaccharide synthase, whose amino-acid sequence MKKILIVTGELSGFNYAKELVPLLSSHLKVFGVFLEEVEGAERILDSKELLSFGLFEAIKNLSSILRGKRRIVSFLERERPDAVLLVDFPGFNLKIAEVAKEKGIKVLYFISPKFWAWGEWRVKKIKRLVDRMFVIFPFEVELYRRYGVNVTYVGNPLKEMVKPTIPPDEFLKKFGLSRPLFALFPGSRPSEVNSLLEPMLLAVKGVEGSFALPVASSVNFDEIEERVRRIHPKVRLIPESERYNLLFSADAGIIASGTASLEASLAELPHVVVYKLHPLTFKLAKRLVKIPFVSLPNIIAGQRVVPELLQDDVTPEKIKEELLKVLDRKEEVKKLLREKVNSKLKGGAIRRLAEEIKLELGVI is encoded by the coding sequence GTGAAAAAGATTCTCATCGTTACAGGAGAGCTCTCGGGTTTTAACTATGCTAAGGAACTTGTTCCCCTTCTATCTTCTCACCTTAAAGTCTTTGGTGTCTTCTTAGAAGAGGTTGAAGGAGCTGAGAGGATACTGGACTCTAAGGAGCTCCTCTCCTTTGGCCTCTTTGAGGCTATAAAAAATCTCTCTTCAATTCTAAGAGGAAAAAGAAGGATAGTCTCCTTCCTTGAAAGGGAGAGACCGGATGCTGTTTTACTCGTTGACTTTCCGGGGTTTAACCTAAAGATTGCAGAAGTCGCAAAAGAAAAGGGAATAAAGGTTCTCTACTTTATCTCTCCAAAGTTCTGGGCTTGGGGAGAGTGGAGGGTGAAGAAGATAAAAAGGCTTGTAGACAGGATGTTCGTTATTTTTCCCTTTGAGGTGGAGCTCTACAGGCGCTACGGGGTAAATGTTACCTACGTAGGGAATCCACTGAAGGAGATGGTAAAGCCTACTATTCCTCCCGATGAATTCTTAAAAAAGTTTGGGCTTTCCCGTCCCTTATTTGCTCTATTTCCCGGTAGCAGGCCTTCGGAAGTAAACTCTTTGCTTGAACCGATGCTCCTTGCTGTTAAGGGGGTAGAGGGAAGTTTTGCACTGCCAGTTGCTTCCTCTGTTAACTTTGATGAGATAGAGGAGAGGGTTAGGAGGATTCACCCGAAAGTTAGGCTGATACCTGAAAGTGAAAGGTATAACCTCCTCTTTTCTGCCGATGCCGGTATCATAGCCTCTGGGACTGCAAGCTTAGAGGCGAGCTTGGCAGAGCTCCCCCACGTCGTTGTCTATAAGCTCCACCCTCTCACCTTTAAACTCGCTAAAAGGCTTGTGAAAATTCCCTTTGTCTCCCTTCCAAACATAATCGCTGGACAGAGAGTTGTTCCGGAGCTCCTACAGGACGATGTAACGCCAGAAAAGATTAAGGAGGAGCTCCTTAAGGTTTTGGACAGAAAAGAAGAGGTGAAGAAACTTTTAAGAGAGAAGGTAAACTCTAAACTTAAAGGTGGAGCTATAAGGCGTTTAGCAGAAGAGATAAAACTTGAGCTCGGGGTGATTTAA
- the resB gene encoding cytochrome c biogenesis protein ResB, with protein sequence MLRKVYDFFSSVKLAIVLLLTLAVTSIIGTIIEQQQDPDKYLREYGETTYKILKFLGFTDVYHSWWYILLLTLLGINLIVCSIKRLPKIWKIAKQPRKTLPEGAEKSLKVSHSITLEGTGEEIKKTVTETLKKLKYSTEVSLEEENQTHLFADKNVFARFGVYIVHLGVLIVLIGGLVTAIFGYRGYMNLSEGTSSNLVSFFSGPKIIELPFYVKCNKFTIDFYPSGMPKAYISDLSIIENGKEVYRKKIRVNDPLKYKGIYFYQASYGQGEVTFHIKRGNKRETVSVAFGQPLKFGEGTYLRIVSLDGRTMTMGIEFIQDGKIEEGVIKPFAFYKVPKTDVTFAVVDFKPVFYTGLQVSKDPGTWIVWVGSTILIVGLIVAFFIPHRRVWARIEKKGERRVRLVIGGLTNKGTEGLARELEEVLRAVKSSYCPNTRREEQS encoded by the coding sequence ATGCTTAGGAAGGTATACGACTTCTTTAGCTCAGTTAAGCTTGCAATTGTCCTGCTTTTAACTCTCGCCGTTACATCAATAATCGGAACAATCATAGAGCAACAGCAGGACCCCGATAAATACCTCAGGGAATACGGGGAAACAACTTACAAAATCCTCAAATTTTTAGGTTTTACAGACGTTTACCACTCTTGGTGGTACATACTTCTCCTAACGCTTTTAGGAATAAACCTAATTGTCTGCTCTATTAAGAGACTTCCTAAAATATGGAAAATTGCAAAACAACCGCGAAAAACCCTCCCAGAAGGTGCAGAGAAAAGTCTTAAAGTCTCCCACTCCATTACCCTTGAAGGAACTGGTGAGGAAATAAAGAAAACTGTTACTGAAACCCTTAAAAAGCTCAAATACTCAACAGAAGTTTCCTTAGAGGAAGAAAACCAAACTCACCTCTTTGCCGACAAGAACGTTTTTGCCCGCTTTGGGGTTTATATCGTTCACCTTGGCGTTCTTATCGTTCTCATAGGTGGCCTAGTTACGGCTATCTTTGGATACAGAGGTTATATGAACCTTTCAGAAGGAACTTCAAGCAACCTCGTTAGCTTCTTTAGCGGGCCAAAGATAATAGAGCTCCCCTTCTACGTTAAGTGCAACAAGTTCACTATAGACTTTTACCCTTCAGGAATGCCAAAGGCTTACATTTCCGACCTTTCCATAATAGAGAACGGTAAGGAAGTTTACAGGAAAAAGATAAGGGTTAACGACCCACTCAAGTACAAGGGTATCTACTTCTATCAGGCAAGTTACGGCCAAGGAGAAGTTACATTCCACATAAAGAGGGGGAATAAGAGGGAAACTGTAAGCGTTGCCTTTGGTCAGCCTTTAAAGTTTGGTGAAGGAACGTATTTAAGGATTGTCAGCTTAGACGGCAGAACGATGACCATGGGCATTGAGTTCATACAGGACGGAAAAATAGAGGAAGGAGTAATAAAACCCTTTGCTTTCTATAAAGTTCCAAAAACGGACGTAACCTTTGCCGTTGTTGATTTTAAACCCGTCTTTTACACAGGTCTTCAGGTATCAAAAGACCCCGGCACTTGGATAGTCTGGGTAGGAAGCACTATATTGATAGTTGGTTTAATAGTTGCCTTCTTTATTCCCCACAGGAGAGTCTGGGCAAGAATTGAAAAGAAGGGGGAAAGGAGAGTAAGGCTCGTGATTGGAGGACTCACCAACAAGGGAACGGAAGGCCTTGCAAGGGAGCTAGAAGAAGTCCTACGGGCTGTCAAGTCTTCATACTGTCCAAATACCCGTAGGGAGGAACAGTCATGA
- a CDS encoding anthranilate synthase component II yields MILMIDNYDSFTYNVVQYFGKLGADIRVFRNDKITIDEIERMKPEALVISPGPCTPREAGVSVEAIRHFAGKIPILGICLGHQSIGFAFGGRIVRAKKLMHGKASNIIHNGKDLFEGMKNPFSAIRYHSLVIDRETLPDVLEVTAESEDDREIMGIRHKTLPIYGVQFHPESILTENGIKIIENFLKRI; encoded by the coding sequence ATGATACTGATGATAGACAACTACGATTCATTTACCTACAACGTTGTTCAGTACTTTGGAAAGCTCGGGGCAGATATAAGGGTCTTCAGGAACGACAAGATAACGATTGATGAAATTGAGAGGATGAAACCGGAGGCTTTAGTTATATCTCCGGGACCCTGCACTCCAAGGGAGGCGGGAGTTTCGGTAGAGGCCATAAGACACTTTGCAGGAAAGATTCCGATTTTGGGAATATGCCTTGGACACCAGTCCATAGGCTTTGCCTTTGGTGGCAGGATAGTAAGGGCTAAAAAGCTCATGCACGGGAAGGCCTCAAACATTATTCACAACGGTAAAGACCTTTTTGAAGGAATGAAAAATCCCTTCTCTGCCATTCGTTACCACTCCCTCGTGATAGATAGAGAAACCCTGCCAGATGTCCTTGAAGTAACGGCTGAAAGCGAGGACGATAGGGAGATAATGGGTATAAGGCACAAAACCCTTCCAATTTACGGCGTTCAGTTTCATCCAGAGTCAATACTCACAGAGAACGGCATTAAGATAATAGAGAACTTTTTGAAGAGGATTTAA
- a CDS encoding HD domain-containing protein yields MRNHRLLMDPVYDEFIMVEKSSVLSELLDSFYLQRLRHIRQLGPCYYVYPGAEHTRFQHSVGVMWLARKALNFLKMKGYEIDEELQTAILVSALTHDIGHSPYSHALEGIIVPQKHEELTEKALERLEGEGKVDRELLKTVRKILRKEHELPFTYQLVSSQLDCDRLDYLRRDAYYTGVSFGKIDVNRILVSVLIEDGELVWSAKGFNALEAYVMSRYQMYWAVYFHKVNLSVQVLLKKIIERMRELLLNGEKLPMDSTLSEVLKTQDLDKFFRLTDSNVVSSIYSLLDVKDPVLRDLCNRLVRRNFFKTVEVTPHEVLEFHEKVEKAGYDPNYYFEVVEPSKVAYSYYSPSGADVIKVKFEGKVEELSNVAPTDAIKALSRKVTKIYVTVPKEVVGEEE; encoded by the coding sequence GTGAGAAACCACAGACTCTTAATGGACCCCGTTTACGATGAATTCATAATGGTGGAAAAAAGTAGCGTCCTCTCAGAGCTCCTTGACAGCTTCTACCTCCAGAGGCTAAGGCACATAAGACAGCTTGGCCCTTGTTACTACGTCTATCCGGGAGCTGAGCACACCCGTTTTCAGCACTCTGTAGGGGTTATGTGGCTTGCAAGGAAGGCGCTGAACTTCCTCAAGATGAAGGGCTATGAGATAGATGAGGAGCTCCAGACTGCCATTTTAGTTTCTGCCCTCACCCACGACATAGGACACTCTCCCTACTCCCACGCCCTTGAAGGAATAATAGTTCCTCAAAAGCACGAGGAGCTAACAGAAAAAGCCCTTGAAAGGCTGGAAGGCGAGGGGAAAGTAGACAGAGAACTCCTAAAAACCGTCAGGAAAATCCTCAGGAAGGAGCACGAGCTTCCCTTTACCTACCAGCTCGTTTCAAGTCAGCTTGACTGCGACAGGCTGGACTACTTAAGGAGGGATGCTTACTACACCGGAGTCTCCTTTGGAAAGATTGACGTAAACAGAATCTTGGTTTCTGTTCTAATTGAGGACGGAGAGCTCGTCTGGAGTGCAAAAGGTTTTAACGCCCTTGAGGCCTACGTTATGTCCCGCTACCAGATGTACTGGGCTGTTTACTTCCACAAGGTAAACCTATCTGTGCAGGTTCTCTTAAAGAAGATAATTGAAAGGATGAGGGAGCTCCTTCTAAACGGCGAAAAACTCCCGATGGACTCCACCCTCTCAGAGGTTTTAAAAACTCAAGACTTAGACAAGTTCTTCCGCCTCACAGACAGTAACGTTGTCTCTTCTATCTACTCCCTTTTAGACGTTAAAGACCCTGTCCTAAGAGACCTCTGTAACCGTTTGGTGAGGAGGAACTTCTTTAAAACGGTAGAGGTTACCCCTCACGAGGTCCTTGAGTTTCACGAAAAAGTTGAAAAAGCTGGATACGACCCGAACTACTACTTTGAGGTAGTTGAGCCTTCAAAGGTGGCTTACTCCTACTACTCTCCAAGTGGTGCAGATGTGATAAAGGTAAAGTTTGAGGGAAAGGTGGAGGAGCTCTCAAACGTTGCCCCAACCGATGCTATTAAAGCCCTTTCAAGGAAAGTTACGAAAATTTACGTAACAGTTCCTAAGGAGGTGGTAGGAGAGGAAGAATGA